The Daucus carota subsp. sativus chromosome 2, DH1 v3.0, whole genome shotgun sequence genome includes a window with the following:
- the LOC108208602 gene encoding protein NUCLEAR FUSION DEFECTIVE 4: MSSSSCAPCSFVMQVLRGRWFMMFASILIMAAAGLTYLFGVYSKEIKSTLGYDQTTLNLIGFSKDLGANIGVLSGVLDEFAPTWIVLLVGSLMNFAGYFMIWLAVTKRIAKPSVWQMCVYICIGANSQNFANTGSLVTCVKNFPASRGHMLGLMKGYVGLSGAIFTQFYLAIYGDDAKSLILLIAWLPALISILFIFSIKPMKISRHPREGNVFFQYLYVSLALAFLLMGLNIAEKKVSFSHAAYLGSSAVVCVLLFFPLFIAMREEFLTWKLRQEQINSHDGTKVIVEEPPLPVSKSAILECSEGDSEKLKVTWWESVCNKPKRGEDYSISQALLSFDMILLFIATFCGLGSSLTTLDNLGQIGESLNYPPLTISTFVSLASIWNYFGRIFSGFVSEKLLTKWKIPRTLVMTFFLVTAAAGDLMIALPFPGSVYVASLLIGASFGAQLTLLFIIISELFGLKHYAVLFNCGQLASPLGSYILNVQLVGRLYDNEATRQLALKGMTRAMVNDLTCTGKECYRLSFLVLAAVNAFGAVATFVLVRRTQNYYKSDIYDKYKAEFEANERLEMAKLPAETGKQ, encoded by the coding sequence ATGAGCTCATCAAGCTGCGCACCATGCAGCTTCGTAATGCAGGTTCTCCGAGGCCGCTGGTTCATGATGTTCGCGTCAATCCTGATCATGGCGGCCGCAGGTTTAACCTATCTCTTCGGAGTCTACTCGAAAGAGATCAAGTCCACTCTCGGTTACGATCAGACCACGCTAAACCTGATCGGTTTCTCAAAAGATCTTGGAGCTAATATTGGAGTCCTCTCCGGGGTCCTCGATGAGTTTGCTCCGACATGGATCGTCCTGCTCGTAGGCTCCTTGATGAATTTCGCGGGCTATTTCATGATCTGGTTGGCTGTCACGAAGAGGATAGCGAAACCTAGTGTCTGGCAAATGTGTGTTTACATCTGCATTGGAGCCAATTCGCAGAATTTCGCAAATACGGGCTCGCTTGTCACGTGTGTCAAGAATTTTCCCGCGAGCCGGGGGCATATGTTAGGGTTAATGAAAGGCTATGTAGGGCTTAGCGGCGCGATTTTTACGCAATTTTATTTGGCGATTTATGGGGATGATGCTAAGTCTTTGATTCTGCTGATCGCTTGGCTCCCGGCTTTGATatcaattttgtttatttttagtatCAAGCCGATGAAAATCTCGAGGCATCCTCGTGAGGGGAATGTGTTTTTTCAGTACCTATATGTGTCTCTGGCTCTGGCTTTTTTGCTTATGGGATTGAATATTGCCGAAAAGAAGGTGAGTTTCTCGCACGCGGCGTATTTAGGAAGTTCGGCTGTGGTGTgtgttttgttgttttttcCGTTGTTTATAGCAATGAGGGAAGAATTTTTGACGTGGAAGTTGAGGCAAGAACAGATTAATAGTCACGATGGGACGAAGGTGATTGTGGAAGAACCGCCCTTGCCTGTGTCGAAATCAGCAATTCTGGAGTGTTCTGAAGGAGATTCGGAGAAATTGAAGGTTACGTGGTGGGAAAGTGTCTGTAACAAGCCGAAAAGAGGAGAGGACTATTCAATTTCGCAAGCTTTACTAAGCTTTGACATGATTTTGCTTTTTATCGCGACGTTTTGTGGACTAGGTAGCAGTCTGACAACATTGGATAATCTAGGTCAGATTGGTGAATCGTTAAACTATCCGCCTCTGACAATTAGTACATTTGTGTCGTTGGCTAGTATCTGGAACTATTTCGGGAGAATTTTCTCTGGATTCGTCTCTGAGAAGCTGCTCACAAAATGGAAGATCCCGCGGACATTAGTCATGACATTTTTCCTTGTAACTGCTGCTGCAGGGGATCTTATGATTGCTCTGCCTTTCCCTGGCTCGGTCTATGTGGCATCGTTGCTAATCGGTGCATCTTTTGGAGCTCAGTTGACCCTCCTTTTCATCATAATCTCTGAGCTTTTCGGATTAAAGCACTATGCAGTTTTGTTCAATTGTGGACAATTAGCAAGCCCACTTGGATCATATATACTTAATGTACAGCTTGTCGGAAGGCTTTATGACAATGAAGCGACAAGGCAGCTCGCGCTAAAGGGGATGACACGAGCAATGGTGAATGATCTAACTTGTACCGGAAAGGAATGCTATCGTTTATCGTTCTTGGTACTTGCTGCTGTCAATGCTTTTGGGGCTGTTGCAACATTTGTTCTGGTAAGGAGAACTCAGAATTATTATAAGTCCGATATATACGATAAGTATAAGGCTGAGTTTGAAGCAAATGAAAGATTAGAAATGGCAAAACTCCCTGCAGAAACTGGGAAACAGTAG